The following proteins are encoded in a genomic region of Drosophila miranda strain MSH22 chromosome 4, D.miranda_PacBio2.1, whole genome shotgun sequence:
- the LOC108162011 gene encoding rRNA-processing protein UTP23 homolog: MKISRFKKSHKTLVFFATNFEYREPYQVLVDATFCQAALLHKIGIDEQIRKYFQCSAKLLTTQCVILEAEALGAPLTGATTLVKKFHVHKCGHEGKPVSAADCIKSMTKDNRYIVASQDRLLQESLRKIPGRCLLYLHKATPVLEAPSKASKKWVLKQAKDLMLGKHAAKIDYMKEKQGLKPVEATSSSTKRKGPKNPNPLSCKKSKKEKVKSPLQGVEQTALTKAKRKRVKIPAHVKAALGKD; encoded by the exons ATGAAAATATCAAGATTTAAGAAATCCCACAAAACTTTGGTgttttttgcaacaaacttcGAGTATCGGGAGCCCTACCAGGTCCTGGTTGACGCCACCTTCTGCCAGGCAGCGCTGCTG CACAAAATTGGTATTGACGAGCAGATTAGGAAGTATTTCCAATGTAGTGCCAAACTGCTGACCACCCAGTGTGTGATTCTCGAGGCGGAGGCTTTGGGCGCACCTCTGACAGGAGCCACAACGCTTGTCAAGAAGTTCCATGTGCACAAATGCGGACACGAGGGCAAGCCTGTGTCTGCCGCTGATTGCATCAAATCAATG ACCAAAGACAATCGCTATATTGTCGCCTCCCAGGACCGCCTGCTTCAGGAGAGTCTGCGCAAGATTCCCGGACGCTGCCTGCTCTATCTGCACAAAGCCACTCCCGTGCTGGAGGCCCCCTCGAAAGCATCCAAAAAGTGGGTGCTAAAGCAGGCCAAGGACCTCATGCTGGGCAAGCATGCCGCAAAGATTGACTACATGAAAGAAAAGCAGGGCCTTAAGCCAGTAGAGGCCACCAGCAGTTCAACAAAACGCAAAGGACCCAAGAATCCCAATCCTCTGTCCTGTAAAAAgagcaaaaaagaaaaggTTAAGTCGCCGCTACAAGGAGTAGAACAAACAGCACTGACAAAAGCAAAGCGGAAACGTGTCAAGATCCCTGCTCATGTCAAGGCAGCTCTTGGGAAAGATTAG
- the LOC108162008 gene encoding serine/threonine-protein kinase grp, producing MAAFMAGAATAAGGAGAGAGATREFVEGWTLAQTLGEGAYGEVKLLINRQTGEAVAMKMVDLKKHPDAVTSVRKEVCIQKMLQDTHILRFFGKRSQGSVEYIFLEYAAGGELFDRIEPDVGMPQHEAQRYFTQLLSGLNYLHQRGIAHRDLKPENLLLDEHDNVKICDFGMATMFRCKGKERLLDKRCGTLPYVAPEVLLKPYHAQPADIWSCGVILVTMLAGELPWDQPSANCPEFINWKDNDRWQTQTPWSKLDTLAISLLRKVLATSPGTRLTLEKILDHKWSNMQFAEHDRSFDLVDSAAALEICSPKAKRQRLQSSAHLSNGLDDSISRNYCSQPMPTMRSDDDFDVRLRSGRATGGQENQSVAQEARLSYCFSQPALLDDLLLATQMNQTQSASQNYFQRLVRRMTRFFVTTRWDDTIKRLVGTIERLGGYTCKASEEGVVTVSTIDRNKLRLVFKAHIIEMDGKILVDFRLSKGCGLEFKRRFIKIKNALEDIVMKGPTTWPIAIATNSVP from the exons ATGGCGGCTTTCATGGcaggagcagcaacagccgccGGGGGAGCGGGAGCCGGTGCCGGAGCCACTCGGGAATTTGTCGAGGGCTGGACACTGGCCCAGACCCTGGGCGAGGGCGCCTATGGCGA AGTGAAGCTGCTCATCAATCGGCAGACGGGCGAAGCTGTGGCCATGAAGATGGTGGATCTAAAAAAGCATCCGGATGCCGTCACATCGGTGCGGAAGGAGGTATGCATCCAAAAGATGCTCCAGGACACACACATTCTCCGGTTCTTTGGCAAGCGCTCGCAAGGCAGTGTGGAGTACATTTTCCTGGAATATGCCGCCGGCGGAGAGCTATTCGATCGAATTG AACCCGATGTGGGAATGCCGCAACATGAGGCCCAGCGCTATTTCACCCAGCTTCTGTCCGGACTGAACTATCTGCATCAGCGTGGCATTGCCCATCGTGATCTCAAGCCGGAGAATCTGCTGTTGGACGAGCATGACAATGTGAAGATCTGCGACTTTGGCATGGCCACCATGTTTAG ATGCAAGGGAAAGGAGCGACTGTTGGACAAACGTTGCGGCACTTTGCCGTATGTGGCCCCAGAGGTGCTCCTGAAGCCGTATCATGCACAGCCTGCGGATATTTGGTCATGTGGCGTCATACTGGTCACAATGCTGGCAGGAG AATTGCCATGGGATCAGCCATCGGCCAATTGTCCGGAGTTCATCAACTGGAAGGACAATGATCGCTGGCAAACACAGACGCCATGGAGCAAACTGGACACACTGGCCATATCCTTGTTGCGCAAAGTACTGGCCACTAGTCCGGGCACCCGCCTAACCCTGGAGAAGATTCTCGATCACAAATGGTCCAACATGCAGTTCGCCGAGCATG ATCGCTCTTTTGACTTGGTGGATTCGGCGGCTGCGTTGGAGATCTGCTCGCCCAAGGCCAAGCGGCAGCGTTTGCAGTCCAGTGCTCATCTGAGCAATGGTTTGGATGACTCCATATCGCGGAATTACTGCTCCCAGCCGATGCCCACGATGCGTAGTGACGACGACTTTGATGTCAGATTGCGCAGCGGTCGGGCCACTGGGGGTCAGGAGAACCAATCCGTGGCTCAGGAGGCGCGCCTCAGTTACTGTTTCTCGCAGCCGGCCCTGCTGGATGATCTACTGTTGGCCACGCAGATGAACCAGACGCAGAGCGCCTCGCAGAACTACTTCCAGCGCCTGGTGCGACGCATGACGCGATTCTTTGTGACCACACGCTGGGACGATACGATCAAGCGACTGGTGGGAACCATCGAAAGGCTGGGTGGATACACCTGCAAGGCCAGCGAGGAGGGTGTGGTCACAGTGTCCACCATCGATCGGAACAAGCTGCGGCTAGTGTTCAAGGCGCACATTATCGAGATGGACGGCAAGATCCTAGTCGATTTTCGGCTGTCCAAAGGCTGTGGTCTAGAATTCAAGCGGCGCTTCATCAAGATCAAGAACGCGCTGGAAGATATTGTCATGAAGGGGCCCACCACATGGCCCATTGCGATTGCAACCAATTCGGTGCCTTAG
- the LOC108162010 gene encoding dehydrogenase/reductase SDR family member 7, which translates to MTFLEFLLLLLVAYYVIYVLLWIVLDCNVALWFKSKFGVSLSSMRGQVVWITGASSGIGRSLALSLARHGVRLVLSARRVEQLEVVQEECLAAARGLLATKDVLILPMDMLQLQRHESNLFTVLNHFDRLDVLVNNAGRSQRASWTDIEIEVDRELFELDVFSVVHLTRLVVRYFIEQNGGRGHVAATSSIAGFGPVPFSATYCAAKHALNAYLLSLKLEMRKLDVTIFAPGPIATDFLQEAFTGEQGAKYGQSTANQKRMTADRCGELFAVALANKMDLTWCGLFPVNLLAYCARNPTLTKILGQFMTEQTLNKIREGKL; encoded by the coding sequence ATGACTTTCCTGGAGTTCCTGCTGCTACTGTTGGTAGCGTACTATGTGATCTATGTGCTGCTGTGGATCGTGCTAGACTGCAATGTGGCCCTGTGGTTCAAATCAAAGTTTGGTGTCTCGCTGTCGTCGATGCGCGGACAGGTGGTTTGGATAACGGGCGCCTCGAGCGGCATTGGACGCTCTTTGGCACTGAGCCTGGCCCGCCATGGTGTTCGACTGGTGTTGAGTGCCCGGCGGGTGGAGCAACTAGAGGTGGTCCAGGAGGAGTGCTTGGCAGCGGCTCGTGGCCTACTGGCCACCAAGGATGTGCTGATTCTACCCATGGAtatgctgcagctgcagcggcatgAGTCCAACCTATTCACGGTCCTCAACCACTTCGATCGCCTGGATGTGCTGGTGAACAATGCGGGAAGATCGCAACGTGCCAGCTGGACGGACATCGAGATCGAGGTGGATCGGGAGCTGTTCGAGCTAGATGTCTTTTCCGTGGTCCATCTCACGCGACTCGTCGTGCGCTACTTCATCGAGCAGAACGGTGGTCGTGGTCATGTGGCCGCCACTTCCAGCATAGCCGGCTTCGGTCCTGTGCCATTCTCGGCTACCTATTGTGCGGCCAAGCATGCCCTGAACGCCTATCTGCTGTCCCTGAAGCTGGAAATGCGTAAGTTGGATGTGACCATCTTCGCTCCGGGGCCCATTGCCACGGACTTCCTGCAGGAGGCCTTCACCGGAGAGCAGGGCGCCAAGTACGGACAAAGTACGGCAAATCAGAAGCGGATGACAGCGGATCGCTGCGGCGAACTCTTTGCCGTCGCACTGGCCAACAAGATGGATCTCACCTGGTGTGGCCTCTTCCCCGTCAATCTACTGGCCTACTGTGCCCGCAATCCGACACTGACCAAGATCCTCGGCCAGTTCATGACCGAACAGACGCTCAACAAAATTCGCGAGGGTAAATTGTGA
- the LOC108162012 gene encoding exosome complex component RRP40 has product MDSSNAIVMPGERITIIEEVAKKEKRVILGPGLRRLDDTVVATKAGPLRHKEPGTYWIDNYQRRYMPARGDLVLGIIKGKAGDQYRVEIGSADIASISYLAFEAATKKNRPDLNPGDIIYARVLNASADIEPELVCVNSNGKRGKLGLLADGFFFKCTLNLGRLLLRENCPALAALTRELPYEIAIGVNGRIWVKANSLRETMALSNAILTMEQAGYTEIDKICDSLGDVLQA; this is encoded by the coding sequence ATGGACAGCAGCAACGCAATTGTAATGCCTGGAGAGCGCATCACCATCATAGAAGAGGTGGCGAAGAAGGAGAAACGTGTTATACTGGGACCAGGACTGCGGCGATTGGACGATACGGTGGTGGCCACCAAAGCGGGTCCTCTGCGCCACAAGGAGCCTGGAACCTACTGGATTGACAACTACCAGAGACGCTATATGCCCGCTCGCGGAGATCTGGTGCTGGGCATCATCAAGGGCAAGGCTGGGGACCAGTATCGCGTGGAAATTGGTTCGGCGGACATTGCATCCATTTCGTATCTGGCCTTCGAGGCGGCTACCAAAAAGAACCGGCCCGACCTCAATCCGGGAGATATCATCTACGCCCGTGTGCTCAACGCCAGTGCGGATATCGAGCCGGAGCTGGTGTGTGTCAACTCGAATGGAAAGCGCGGCAAACTTGGTCTCCTGGCCGATGGCTTCTTCTTCAAATGCACTCTCAACTTGGGACGCCTGCTGCTCCGGGAGAACTGTCCCGCATTGGCCGCCCTTACCCGTGAACTGCCCTACGAGATCGCCATCGGTGTCAACGGACGGATCTGGGTGAAGGCTAATTCCCTGCGCGAGACAATGGCTCTGTCGAATGCCATCCTGACGATGGAGCAGGCCGGCTACACGGAGATCGACAAAATCTGCGACAGTCTGGGCGATGTGCTGCAGGCCTAG
- the LOC108162009 gene encoding enolase, with amino-acid sequence MTIKAIKARQIYDSRGNPTVEVDLTTENGLFRAAVPSGASTGVHEALELRDNDKANYHGKSVLKAVAHVNDTLGPEVIKANLDVVDQAAVDNFMIKLDGTENKSKFGANAILGISLAVAKAGAAKKNVPLYKHIADLAGNKEIILPVPAFNVINGGSHAGNKLAMQEFMILPTGATTFTEAMKMGSEVYHHLKNVIKAKFGLDATAVGDEGGFAPNIQSNKEALVLITDAIAKAGYTGKIEIGMDVAASEFFKDGLYDLDFKNPASDKAQWLSPDKLANLYQEFIKEFPITSIEDPFDQDHWDAWTNLTCNTKIQIVGDDLTVTNPKRIATAVEKGACNCLLLKVNQIGTVTESIAAHLLAKKNGWGTMVSHRSGETEDSFIGDLVVGLSTGQIKTGAPCRSERLAKYNQILRIEEEIGSGVKFAGKSFRKPQ; translated from the exons ATGACCATCAAGGCAATCAAGGCCCGTCAAATCTACGACTCCCGTGGCAACCCCACCGTCGAGGTCGATCTGACCACCGAGAATGGTCTGTTCCGGGCCGCCGTTCCGTCTGGCGCCTCCACCGGTGTCCATGAGGCACTGGAGCTGCGCGACAACGACAAGGCCAACTACCATGGCAAATCCGTGCTGAAGGCTGTGGCTCACGTCAACGATACCCTCGGACCCGAGGTGATCAAGGCCAATCTGGATGTGGTTGATCAGGCTGCTGTCGACAACTTCATGATCAAGCTGGACGGCACCGAGAACAAGAGCAAGTTCGGCGCCAATGCCATTCTGGGCATTTCCCTGGCCGTCGCCAAGGCCGGTGCCGCCAAGAAGAACGTGCCCCTGTACAAACACATCGCCGATCTGGCCGGCAACAAGGAGATCATCCTGCCCGTGCCCGCTTTCAACGTGATCAACGGTGGCAGCCATGCCGGCAACAAGCTTGCCATGCAGGAGTTCATGATCCTGCCCACCGGCGCCACCACCTTCACCGAGGCCATGAAGATGGGCTCCGAGGTGTACCATCACCTGAAGAACGTGATCAAGGCCAAGTTCGGTCTGGATGCCACCGCTGTCGGTGATGAGGGTGGCTTTGCCCCCAACATTCAGTCCAACAAGGAGGCTCTCGTCCTGATCACCGATGCCATCGCCAAGGCTGGCTACACTGGCAAG ATTGAAATCGGCATGGATGTTGCCGCCTCTGAGTTCTTCAAGGATGGTCTGTACGATCTGGACTTCAAGAACCCCGCGAGCGACAAGGCCCAGTGGCTGTCACCCGACAAGCTGGCCAATCTGTACCAGGAGTTCATCAAGGAGTTCCCCATTACATCCATTGAGGACCCCTTCGATCAGGATCACTGGGATGCCTGGACCAACCTGACCTGCAACACCAAGATCCAGATTGTCGGCGACGATCTGACCGTGACCAACCCCAAGCGCATTGCCACCGCTGTCGAGAAGGGTGCCTGCAACTGCCTGCTGCTGAAGGTAAACCAGATCGGTACCGTCACCGAGTCCATTGCCGCTCATCTGCTGGCCAAGAAGAACGGCTGGGGCACCATGGTCTCTCACCGTTCCGGCGAGACCGAGGATTCGTTCATCGGTGATTTGGTTGTGGGTCTGTCGACCGGCCAGATCAAGACCGGTGCTCCATGCCGCTCGGAGCGTCTGGCCAAGTACAACCAGATCTTGCGCATTGAGGAGGAGATCGGCTCCGGTGTCAAGTTCGCCGGCAAGAGCTTCAGGAAGCCCCAGTAA